The DNA window ACCCCCGGTTTCGGAGAACACCGGCACAAATTTTCTCGTCCATCGGACGGTGGATCCGATTAGTAACTCAAATCCCGAATGCCACTGGTCATCAGTCAACTCGTGCAGAGCTCCCGCAGCTGGACCGCCATGATTCAATACCAACGCATCGATCCGGCCGAATACCCGCAAAGTTTCCTTGTAGGATACCTCAGGTAACTCCGGATCGACGATGTCGCCCGGTAGAATTCGAATCGAGTCGCAATTTCCAACGGTATCCGCGATTGTTTGTAACTGCTGTTGCGCCTCGACCAACGATGGTAAAGAGCGGGCAACCAATAACAATTGCCAATCCTGCTTTACCAACGCAGTGGCGATTCCGAAGCCCAACCCACGGGATCCACCAAGGACGATTGCGCATTTACTCTTCATGAAACTATTCATGATACTCTCACTGGATTATTCACTTTGTACCAATCATCCAAGATAATAACACAACATTGCAAATCAGTGAGGTTTGGAAACAGATTTGGATTTTCCTGAAACAACCTTACATTTTCGCGATTTTCTCGTATCATCTTCTTACCATTGTTTCGATTGCTGAGATCCATCCGACGCAAATCGAGTGAATCACCTATGTAAGGGTAGCATGACTGTCATCATTATCTTCT is part of the bacterium genome and encodes:
- a CDS encoding SDR family oxidoreductase yields the protein MKSKCAIVLGGSRGLGFGIATALVKQDWQLLLVARSLPSLVEAQQQLQTIADTVGNCDSIRILPGDIVDPELPEVSYKETLRVFGRIDALVLNHGGPAAGALHELTDDQWHSGFELLIGSTVRWTRKFVPVFSETGGGNIVIVASSSMREPIAGLALSNVFRAGLMGFVKTAAREWAAKNVAINAVAPGMYETDRLHHLFMVRANRNGSTYEHERTLALQKIPAERFGEPEELGRLAAFLCSSENRYITGQTVLVDGGAVVGIP